DNA sequence from the Streptomyces sp. CA-210063 genome:
TGTTGTCGGAGACGAGGTTCTTCGAGGCGAGGGCCTTGGAGATGGTCTCCTCGGGCATGGAGTTCGGCGTGTCCTTCGGCAGGGAGAACACCTTCGTCGAGCCGTGCCCGGCGCTCTTCGCGTCGCGCAGCAGCTTCAGACCGGCCTCGGGGTCGGCGATCGCGATCTTCCAGCCCCGCGGGGTGTCGGCGGGCAGGAACTGCACGAACTCGTCGACGTGGCCGACGTGCAGCCAGGAGGTGTCGAGGAACAGGGGGTCCTGGAGGCCCTGGGACTTCAGGAACGTCCGCATCACCTTCGCCGGCTTGGAGCCGGTGTCCGGGCGGTGCCCCATGATGATGCGGCCCGCCGGGAACGAACGCTTGCCCTGCGCGTACGGCGGAATGGTCTCCAGGTTGCCCATGGAGTTGAGCGTCCACTCCTCCGAGTCGCGGGCACCCGTCACCTGCACGACGCCGATGTTCCGGCCGCGCATCTTCTCGAACAGCTCCCGGCCCGCCTCCCGGTCCAACTGGGCGGAGCGCAGCATCACCCGCATGGTCTGCCGGCGGCCGTCCGCGCCGGTCATGCTGACGTACGCGGGCTCGACGAAGTCCTGCGCCCAGACGTCCTGGTACTTGGTGAAGTTGACCGTGGGCGCGGTGATACCCGCGGCCCGCGCCTCCTTGTCCAGGCCCTCGCGGAAGGTGCGGTTGAGCTTCGCGTAGTCGTCGTTGCCGGAGATCTTGGTGACCAGCAACTGCTGGGCGTTCTGCAGGTGATGGTGGGTCAGGAGCGGGGCGACGCGCAGCGTGACCGAGTCGGCGGAGGTGCCCTTGGAGGACTTCACGGTCAGCCGGACGCGGGCGAGCCCGTCCCACTTGGCGGTGTCCCGGATCACGTCCCGGGCCTCGACACCGAACTCCACGCCCGTACGCAACTCGGCCCGCGACAGCCGGGTCCTGGCCGTGACGAGCTCCCACTTCTTGCCCCGCTTGACGAACACCCGGGTCTGCTTGGCACCCGCCGTGACCTTCACGCTGCCCTGCGCCCCGGCCGGCACGTTCCTCGGCACCGACCGCACACGGGCCAGGTCGGCGGCGTCGGCCGTGCCGTTCACCTTGGAGTCGGAGGCGTCGTGGCAGGCGGCCAGCTGGGCGTCGGTGAGGCGCTTGCCCTTCGGGCCGGTGGTCGGGCAACGGCTGCTGTCGTCGTCGATGTTGGGCAGCATCAGCGCGCCCCGGGCGACGGTCCAGCCGTTCTCACCGGCCGTGTCGGTGGTCCCGGTGACGTCGACCCGCCCGTCCCGGTTCGTGTCCACGCGCAGATCGGTGGGGGGCGGGCCGGCCGCGAACGCCGTGGGGGTGGCGAGGGAGGGGGTCGCGAGCAGGGTGCCGGAGAGGGCGAGCACGGTTATCGCCCGGCGGGTGGGGCGGGTTCGGGAGGGGCTGGACGCATGCGGGGGCACGGGGTGTCCCTTCAGTGGTGAGGGTGGTCAGCACTGAAGAGGGCCGGCGGGGAGGGTGCGTTGCCTGTGTGGTTGCTGTGATTCTGCCGAGCGTCCGTGATCTGTGACATGGGGTTCGCCCCCGCCGCCCCTACCCGTCCCATCCCCAGGGGCTGCGCCCCTTCGACCCCCATCTGCGGGTCCGGTGTGGTTGCTCGCGCAGTTCCCCGCGCCCCTTTGGGGCCTGCGGCCCCAAAGGGGCGCGGGGAACTGCGCGAGCAACCACACACCATCCGGCGGTTTCGGTCACCCCTCGCTCTGTGCTCGCAGCAACTCCCGGTACCACGCGTACGACGCCTTCGGAGTCCTCTCCAGCGTCTCGAAGTCCACGTGGACCAGGCCGAACCTCCGCGCGTACCCCTCCGCCCACTCGAAGTTGTCGAGGAGGGACCAGACGAAGTAGCCGCGTACGTCGACGCCCGCCTCCGAGGCCCGGTGCAGCGCCCGGATGTGGCCGTCCAGGTAGGCGATGCGCTCCTGGTCGTCGACACCCTCGTACGAGCAGCCGTTCTCGGTGATGACCACGGGGGGCAGCCGGTCGCCGTAGCGCTCGTGGAAGCCGGTCAGGAGCTCGGTGAGGCCCTCGGGGACGACGGGCCAGCCGAAGTCGGTCGTGGGGACGCCCTCGATCTCCTTGACGGTGAAGGGGAGTTCGGCGGGGATGGTGACGCCGCCGAACTCGATGTCCGCGCCCTCGGGGGCGCCCACGCGGGTCGGCGCGTAGTAGTTGATGCCGTACCAGTCGAGGGGCTCGGAGATGACCTTCAGGTCGGACTCGATGTCCGTGCCCGGCATCAACTCGCCGATGCCCTCCGGGTATTCACCCAGCAGGACCGGCTCCGCGAACAGCCGGTTCAGGAGAAGGTCGTAGAAGCCGGCCGCCTCCACGTCCGCCTGCTCCTGCGACGCGGCCCACGTGGGGCCGTGCGAGTTGGCGATGCCGATGTCCGTGACTCCGGCCGCGCGCAGGGCCCGTACGGCCAGGCCGTGGCCCAACAGCTGGTGGTGGGCGGCCGGGAGCGCGTCGAACATCAGCTGCTTGCCGGGGGCGTGGGTGCCGAGGGCGTGGCCCAACAGGGTGTGTTCGGCGGGCTCGTTGATGGTGATCCACTTGGTGACCCGGTCACCCAGACGTGCGGCGACGACAGCGGCGTACTCGGCGAAACGCTCGGCGGTGTCCCGGTTCAGCCAGCCCCCCGCCTCCTCCAGCGACGACGGCAGATCCCAGTGGAAGAGGGTCGGCACCGGCCGGACGCCCGCCCCGATCAGCTCGTCCACCAGACGGTCGTAGAAGTCGAGTCCGCCGGGGGAGTTCACCCGGGGCCAGGAGATCGAGAAGCGGTACGCGCCCACGCCCAGGTCGCGCAGCAGGGCCACGTCCTCGGGGTAGCGGTGGACGTGGTCGCAGGCCACCGCCGCCGTCGAGCCGTCCTTGATGTGGCCCGCCCCGGCCGAGAAGGCATCCCACACGGACGGCTCGCGCCCACCCACCGCACCCTCGATCTGATGCGCGGAGGTCGAGACGCCCCACAGGAAGCCGGCCGGGAACTGGGGTATCAGGTTCGTCGCCATGGGCGGATCATCCGTACCAGGAGTAAAGGAAGTCAACGCCCGAGGGTGAAAGGCCCGTTACGTGCTGTGGGGCCCGCTCACGCCCCCTCCTTCAGCACCCTCCTGATCAGCTCCCGCTGCTCGTCCGACAGGCGGGGATCCGCGCAGTACACAGTCCTCCCATCCACCGTGATCTCGTACGCGAAGCCGTCCGGTACGCCGAGGGGCGGGGTGCCCCGGCCGGCGGCGAGGGCCCGCTCGGCCAGGGTGTGCCAGTCGGGGGCGTCGGGCCGCCCGGCGGTGTCCACCGCCGCGTGCCGCTCGATGCCCGCGAAACCGCCCGTGCGCCGCACTTGAATACGCATGGGTCCTGTCTAGTACGGAACTACAGCGTCCGCACGCCCACCTGCTCCCAGGCCTTCAGTACGGCGGTCAGCTCGTCGCCCTGGCCATAGCGGTCCTTGGCCGCCTTCACCGTGAGCGTGGCGAAGTCGACGAACAGCGCCTGCTGCTTCAGCTCGCCGCCGGTGAGGACGTCGTACCAGATCTGGCCGGCCCGCTCCCAGGCGTGGCCGCCGAGGGCCGTGGCCGCGAGGTAGAACGCGTGGTTGGGGATACCGGAGTTGATGTGGACGCCGCCGTTGTCGCGGCCCGTGCGGACGAAGTCGTCCATGGTCGCCGGCTGCGGGTCCTTGCCGAGGACGTCGTCGTCGTACGCCGTGCCCGGGGCCTTCATCGAGCGCAGGGCGGTGCCCGTGACACGCGGGGCGAGCAGGCCCGCGCCGATCAGCCAGTCGGCCTCGGCGGCGGTCTGGCCCAGCGTGTACTGCTTGATGAGGGCGCCGAAGACATCCGACATCGACTCGTTGAGCGCGCCCGGCTGTCCGAAGTACGTCAGGTTCGCCGTGTACTGGGTGACGCCGTGGCTCAGCTCGTGGCCGATGACGTCGATCGGGATGGTGAAGTCGAGGAAGATCTCCCCGTCCCCGTCGCCGAACACCATCTGCTCGCCGTTCCAGAAGGCGTTGTTGTAGTCGCGCTCGTAGTGCACGGTCGCGTCCAGCGGCAGCCCGCTGCCGTCGATCGAGTCGCGCGCGTACGCCTTGAGGAACAGCTCGAAGGTCGCGCCGAGGCCCGCGTACGCGCGGTTGACCGTGGCGTCCTTGCCGGGCTCGTCTCCCTCGCCGCGCACCTTCCGGCCGGGCAGGTCCGTGCCGTGGCGGGCGTCGTAGATCGTGCGGTGCGGTGTGCCGGCTTCGGCGCCCGCGGGTGCGGCGACGGTGGGGGCGCCGATGACCGTGGTCAGGCGGCGGTGGGTGCGCTCGAAGGCGTCGCGCTCCAGGGTCTTGCGCGCGGCGTTCGCGAGCGCCGGGTCCTCGGCCTGGGAGAGCTTGTCGAGGACATGGGGTGGGACGACGGTGCAGAAGACGGGCTCGTGGCCCCCGTTGGTGGTCATGGCTCGCACGATCGCACTCCGTTAGGGGCGTGTCACTAGGGGCGACCTTGATTGGTGAAATGTGGCTGTATGGGTTGCGTTTCGTTGTCGCCGTGTTACTGAGGGTTGAGTGCGGGCTTTCCGTGGGTGGGGCTTCTCGCGCAGTTCCCCGCGCCCCTCCAGGGCGCGCTTCTCGCACCCGATGTGGCATTGCGCACCTTTTGTGCCGCTTGGCACCCCGGTCCCGCATACTGATACGGCCCCCCGTACGGAACGGGACTCAGCTAGGCTGCGTCGCATCATGCGTTTCGGGCTGCTTCTCCTTAGCTGCCGCGGCGAGG
Encoded proteins:
- a CDS encoding protein-arginine deiminase domain-containing protein translates to MLALSGTLLATPSLATPTAFAAGPPPTDLRVDTNRDGRVDVTGTTDTAGENGWTVARGALMLPNIDDDSSRCPTTGPKGKRLTDAQLAACHDASDSKVNGTADAADLARVRSVPRNVPAGAQGSVKVTAGAKQTRVFVKRGKKWELVTARTRLSRAELRTGVEFGVEARDVIRDTAKWDGLARVRLTVKSSKGTSADSVTLRVAPLLTHHHLQNAQQLLVTKISGNDDYAKLNRTFREGLDKEARAAGITAPTVNFTKYQDVWAQDFVEPAYVSMTGADGRRQTMRVMLRSAQLDREAGRELFEKMRGRNIGVVQVTGARDSEEWTLNSMGNLETIPPYAQGKRSFPAGRIIMGHRPDTGSKPAKVMRTFLKSQGLQDPLFLDTSWLHVGHVDEFVQFLPADTPRGWKIAIADPEAGLKLLRDAKSAGHGSTKVFSLPKDTPNSMPEETISKALASKNLVSDNNLATRRIEANLAILKRETGVTDAEVIRVPALFTQGTEMVGDAQRGGAETRRLPRLTRLGAGVELPEAAREYGQQRNLDRATAGDGSATSDGFASGSPAAPAPSVMTSAYIPGAVNGILLSRTRYLAPRQWGPVIAGKDIFTEAVTAAYTSAGMKVSYIDDWSTYHLGMGEIHCGTNTLRNASAAWWTR
- a CDS encoding GH1 family beta-glucosidase: MATNLIPQFPAGFLWGVSTSAHQIEGAVGGREPSVWDAFSAGAGHIKDGSTAAVACDHVHRYPEDVALLRDLGVGAYRFSISWPRVNSPGGLDFYDRLVDELIGAGVRPVPTLFHWDLPSSLEEAGGWLNRDTAERFAEYAAVVAARLGDRVTKWITINEPAEHTLLGHALGTHAPGKQLMFDALPAAHHQLLGHGLAVRALRAAGVTDIGIANSHGPTWAASQEQADVEAAGFYDLLLNRLFAEPVLLGEYPEGIGELMPGTDIESDLKVISEPLDWYGINYYAPTRVGAPEGADIEFGGVTIPAELPFTVKEIEGVPTTDFGWPVVPEGLTELLTGFHERYGDRLPPVVITENGCSYEGVDDQERIAYLDGHIRALHRASEAGVDVRGYFVWSLLDNFEWAEGYARRFGLVHVDFETLERTPKASYAWYRELLRAQSEG
- a CDS encoding protealysin inhibitor emfourin; the protein is MRIQVRRTGGFAGIERHAAVDTAGRPDAPDWHTLAERALAAGRGTPPLGVPDGFAYEITVDGRTVYCADPRLSDEQRELIRRVLKEGA
- a CDS encoding M4 family metallopeptidase codes for the protein MTTNGGHEPVFCTVVPPHVLDKLSQAEDPALANAARKTLERDAFERTHRRLTTVIGAPTVAAPAGAEAGTPHRTIYDARHGTDLPGRKVRGEGDEPGKDATVNRAYAGLGATFELFLKAYARDSIDGSGLPLDATVHYERDYNNAFWNGEQMVFGDGDGEIFLDFTIPIDVIGHELSHGVTQYTANLTYFGQPGALNESMSDVFGALIKQYTLGQTAAEADWLIGAGLLAPRVTGTALRSMKAPGTAYDDDVLGKDPQPATMDDFVRTGRDNGGVHINSGIPNHAFYLAATALGGHAWERAGQIWYDVLTGGELKQQALFVDFATLTVKAAKDRYGQGDELTAVLKAWEQVGVRTL